One genomic segment of Brassica napus cultivar Da-Ae chromosome A3, Da-Ae, whole genome shotgun sequence includes these proteins:
- the LOC106433547 gene encoding peroxidase 57 — MMKFSSILVLFFIFPIAFAQLRVGFYSRSCPQAETIVRNLVRQRFGVDPTVTAALLRMHFHDCFVRGCDASLLIDAPNSEKTAGPNGSVREFALIDQIKAQLEAACPSTVSCADIITLATRDSVALAGGPSYSIPTGRRDGLVSNDVDVALPGPTISVAGAVSLFTDKGMNVFDAVALIGAHTVGKGNCGLFSDRFTNFQGTGRPDPAMDPALVSSLRNTCANSATASLDQSTPLRFDNQFFKQLRKKRGVFQVDQRLATDRQTRGVVARYANNNAYFKRQFVRAMIKMGAVDVLTGSAGQIRRNCRRFN; from the exons ATGATGAAGTTTTCTTCTATTCTTGtgcttttctttattttcccgATCGCATTTGCTCAACTACGGGTCGGGTTTTATAGCCGGTCATGCCCTCAAGCCGAGACCATCGTACGCAATCTTGTGCGCCAACGGTTTGGTGTTGACCCAACCGTCACAGCCGCTTTGCTCCGTATGCATTTCCACGACTGTTTCGTTAGG GGCTGCGACGCTTCCCTTCTCATTGACGCACCCAACTCTGAGAAAACGGCCGGACCAAACGGAAGCGTTAGAGAATTTGCCCTCATCGACCAGATCAAGGCTCAGCTAGAGGCCGCATGTCCCTCCACGGTCTCATGCGCTGACATCATCACACTAGCGACACGTGACTCCGTGGCCTTAGCCGGAGGCCCGAGCTACAGCATTCCCACGGGAAGGCGCGATGGTTTGGTCTCAAACGATGTTGACGTCGCCCTTCCGGGTCCAACAATCTCCGTTGCCGGAGCCGTCAGTTTGTTTACGGACAAAGGGATGAACGTGTTCGACGCTGTGGCTCTTATAGGTGCACATACCGTTGGTAAGGGAAACTGTGGTCTGTTCAGTGACAGGTTCACGAATTTCCAAGGAACCGGACGACCTGACCCGGCCATGGACCCAGCTTTGGTTTCCAG TTTAAGGAACACATGTGCAAACAGCGCGACAGCTTCTCTAGACCAGTCGACTCCACTAAGGTTCGACAACCAATTCTTCAAGCAGCTCCGTAAAAAGAGAGGAGTGTTTCAGGTTGACCAGCGTCTCGCGACAGACCGACAGACTCGTGGTGTTGTGGCTCGATATGCAAACAACAATGCTTACTTCAAACGTCAGTTTGTTAGAGCAATGATAAAGATGGGAGCCGTTGATGTGCTTACCGGTAGTGCTGGTCAAATCAGGAGAAACTGCAGGAGATTCAACTAA